Proteins co-encoded in one Spirosoma endbachense genomic window:
- a CDS encoding response regulator transcription factor translates to MKPIRNLDNSALWALKTALDGLQRFHSDEQTSAYFKRIVDALVGPIDSLNVWAIRDQINEEDQRRSRRIAVKVADLNAYHGVERLGEQELRVLKLIGEGHHTKDIANLLSINVRTVANHKNHITAKLGLSTAKDLVKFAVNHLHFL, encoded by the coding sequence ATGAAACCAATCCGTAATTTAGATAATAGTGCCTTGTGGGCGCTGAAAACGGCGTTGGATGGTCTTCAACGCTTCCATTCGGATGAACAGACGTCCGCGTATTTCAAGCGAATTGTTGACGCTTTGGTTGGCCCAATTGATAGCCTAAACGTTTGGGCAATCCGGGACCAAATCAATGAAGAAGACCAACGCAGAAGCCGCCGGATAGCGGTGAAGGTTGCAGACCTGAACGCCTATCACGGCGTTGAACGCTTGGGTGAACAGGAACTACGGGTCCTGAAGCTGATTGGGGAAGGTCATCATACCAAAGATATTGCCAACCTTCTTTCCATCAATGTCCGGACCGTGGCCAACCACAAAAACCACATTACGGCCAAGCTTGGTTTGTCCACGGCCAAAGACCTTGTCAAGTTTGCCGTAAATCACTTACACTTCCTTTAA
- a CDS encoding phage portal family protein yields the protein MTNIRKLGSNFYAIQSGKVGAVVTFGNADTSYSAKSSGGAGSRGDFVPWGPKNDQLAIMHLLASDSPNKWRLVKTRRDFVIGRGIYTHIEEKAGQASDTLYVPRKFDDFETWRLLTDWDRVWIRMNFQFAFSGNVFVKFIFGTDRKLASMEIIDAFKMRTRKLKPGETRVSAFIFNANHGTKWYKPKEDEIIPAFDAANPTQYPVCILHLHDDIPGQDYYGFAEWWSTAQWTKVANKIPVFHDSGLDNGYNLKYHISIPDTYFDRDDQTEEQKEALKVATLKQMGDTLAGIDNTDKALVTFHNVDINGKEIAGVKITPLDNKMSDDAYTALFNTANVAQASGHGILPTLAGIDTGGKLGGSGKELEAAANYSQNFMTYVDRFILTTPLRIAKAINGWPSEMQFDVRNIQLYNYDVTPAKAGSNPNSSDSNDENAN from the coding sequence ATGACCAACATCCGGAAGTTAGGTTCCAATTTTTACGCCATTCAATCCGGTAAAGTCGGGGCGGTGGTTACGTTTGGCAACGCGGACACGTCTTATTCTGCCAAATCCAGTGGGGGCGCTGGAAGCCGTGGTGACTTTGTGCCATGGGGTCCTAAAAATGACCAATTGGCAATCATGCACCTGTTAGCGTCGGATTCGCCAAACAAGTGGCGATTGGTGAAGACGCGCCGTGACTTTGTCATTGGCCGGGGCATTTATACCCACATCGAAGAAAAAGCCGGACAAGCTTCTGACACGTTGTACGTACCAAGAAAGTTTGACGACTTTGAGACTTGGCGGCTTCTGACTGATTGGGACCGGGTTTGGATTCGGATGAATTTTCAGTTTGCATTCTCGGGCAACGTCTTTGTTAAATTCATCTTTGGGACGGACCGGAAGTTGGCTTCCATGGAAATTATTGACGCCTTCAAAATGAGAACCCGGAAGCTGAAGCCGGGTGAAACCCGAGTTTCAGCCTTCATCTTCAATGCCAACCACGGAACCAAGTGGTATAAACCCAAAGAAGATGAAATCATTCCGGCGTTTGATGCGGCCAACCCAACCCAATATCCGGTCTGTATTCTTCACCTTCATGATGACATTCCGGGTCAAGATTATTATGGGTTTGCGGAATGGTGGTCAACGGCCCAATGGACGAAAGTGGCCAACAAAATCCCGGTTTTCCATGACTCGGGCTTGGATAACGGCTACAATCTGAAGTATCATATTTCGATTCCGGACACCTACTTTGACCGGGATGACCAAACGGAAGAACAGAAGGAAGCCCTAAAGGTGGCCACGTTGAAACAGATGGGGGACACCTTGGCCGGAATTGACAACACGGACAAGGCGTTGGTGACGTTCCACAACGTTGACATCAACGGCAAAGAGATTGCCGGGGTAAAGATTACACCCTTGGACAACAAGATGTCTGATGACGCCTACACCGCTTTGTTCAATACGGCCAACGTTGCCCAAGCGTCCGGACATGGCATTTTGCCCACACTTGCGGGCATTGATACCGGCGGCAAATTGGGCGGGTCTGGCAAGGAACTGGAAGCCGCGGCCAACTATAGTCAAAACTTCATGACCTACGTGGACCGCTTCATTTTAACGACGCCGTTACGGATTGCCAAGGCAATAAACGGTTGGCCTTCCGAAATGCAATTTGACGTCCGGAACATTCAGCTTTATAACTACGATGTTACGCCAGCCAAGGCCGGTTCCAATCCAAATTCATCTGACAGTAATGACGAAAATGCTAATTAA
- a CDS encoding PRKR-interacting protein 1 — translation MNEASKSPFTVVKSEQSTPVPMNGKPWTQPNVEAAGLTDEEADLQREEQLLQEKREQIRLKREQEATEARNALLLKRDKAKGAAQNFRQEALKATSEADKRSLYEWATEADHEAAMIEAELGIVSKAAQVAPEKQPFLLRNKGIMALLQVLGVILAIIYFHGLFEGFGLDIAADNLKLPIEKQLQPYDATSIQKLFYEKLVVFVDLPIALLILFLVSPFVGFYVLPFVKSKKDFYTEFYEDLTPWQRTCITTAVCLGLLFFLALSHNVKP, via the coding sequence ATGAATGAAGCCAGCAAAAGCCCGTTTACAGTAGTGAAATCAGAACAATCAACGCCCGTTCCCATGAACGGAAAGCCGTGGACACAACCAAACGTTGAAGCCGCCGGACTAACGGACGAAGAAGCCGACCTTCAACGGGAAGAACAACTTCTTCAGGAGAAGCGGGAACAAATCCGGCTAAAGAGAGAACAGGAAGCCACGGAAGCCCGGAACGCCCTACTTCTGAAACGGGACAAGGCCAAGGGAGCCGCCCAAAACTTCCGTCAAGAAGCGTTGAAGGCTACCAGTGAAGCGGATAAACGGTCCCTGTATGAGTGGGCAACGGAAGCTGATCATGAAGCGGCCATGATTGAAGCGGAATTGGGTATTGTGTCAAAAGCCGCCCAGGTTGCGCCGGAAAAACAACCCTTCCTGTTGCGCAACAAGGGAATTATGGCATTGCTTCAGGTTCTTGGCGTCATCTTGGCCATTATCTACTTCCATGGTCTGTTTGAAGGCTTTGGTTTAGATATTGCCGCCGACAACCTGAAGTTGCCTATTGAAAAGCAGCTTCAGCCGTATGACGCAACATCCATTCAAAAGCTGTTTTATGAAAAATTGGTAGTGTTTGTAGACCTGCCAATTGCCCTTCTGATTCTGTTTTTAGTCTCGCCGTTTGTCGGTTTTTATGTCCTACCATTCGTGAAGTCCAAGAAGGATTTTTACACCGAATTCTATGAGGACTTAACACCATGGCAAAGAACTTGTATTACTACAGCCGTTTGTTTGGGCTTATTATTTTTCTTGGCGTTGTCTCACAACGTCAAACCCTAG
- a CDS encoding DUF6712 family protein has protein sequence MTKMLINSMEELKAILGGIQKAMYWATWESYVRQAEMKYIIPAIGQELYDELTAVTEPTNAQKPLLTRLKNAVAYFAYMEALPFLVTQTGDAGIVMSTPPNTANISKWMYVVINKEVSAKSDFWLEDSLQWLENHAALFVTWTASEAYTINQGRFISSATQLTTAFPAAKNSRRLFLEFRQYLFNEEDFLQTVLGSDFFESLQTRLTNPANVFTPKESTVLRLGRKALAHHAFMKALPYLNLNVDYRIVSETDGIVNEDELPDSRLNMILADCRKVSGDAVAELTKYLNANASSLIFPEWFNSERYRPPVALPMERFPNTSTNPFFVL, from the coding sequence ATGACGAAAATGCTAATTAATTCGATGGAAGAACTGAAGGCCATATTGGGTGGCATTCAGAAAGCAATGTATTGGGCAACGTGGGAATCTTACGTCCGCCAAGCCGAAATGAAGTACATCATTCCGGCCATTGGTCAGGAATTGTATGACGAACTGACCGCCGTGACGGAGCCAACCAACGCCCAAAAGCCTTTGTTGACTCGGCTGAAGAATGCCGTGGCCTACTTCGCCTATATGGAAGCCCTTCCGTTTCTGGTAACGCAAACCGGGGACGCTGGGATAGTGATGTCAACACCGCCAAACACGGCCAACATTTCCAAATGGATGTATGTGGTTATCAATAAAGAAGTGTCGGCAAAGTCAGACTTCTGGTTAGAAGATTCACTTCAATGGCTGGAAAATCATGCGGCTTTGTTTGTGACGTGGACCGCTTCAGAAGCCTACACCATTAATCAGGGGCGCTTCATTTCATCGGCAACCCAATTGACCACGGCATTTCCAGCGGCCAAGAATTCCCGGCGGCTGTTTCTTGAGTTTCGCCAATACCTGTTCAATGAAGAAGACTTCCTTCAGACGGTCTTGGGGAGTGACTTCTTTGAATCGCTACAAACGCGGCTGACGAATCCGGCCAATGTCTTCACGCCCAAGGAAAGTACTGTGTTGCGGCTTGGCCGGAAGGCGTTGGCTCACCATGCGTTCATGAAGGCGCTTCCGTATTTGAATCTAAACGTTGATTACCGGATAGTTTCAGAAACGGACGGGATTGTCAACGAAGATGAACTGCCAGATTCCCGGTTAAATATGATTTTGGCGGATTGCCGGAAGGTTTCAGGGGATGCCGTGGCCGAACTGACTAAGTATCTGAATGCCAACGCGTCTTCCTTGATTTTTCCGGAATGGTTCAATTCTGAGCGTTACCGTCCGCCGGTGGCCTTACCCATGGAACGCTTCCCCAATACGTCAACGAATCCATTTTTTGTCCTGTAA
- a CDS encoding SGNH/GDSL hydrolase family protein: MATISQILQRITTTVKDSPPRNITPVTLRLLLSDIVNFLQDSVNQILLYNNFKPIHSWNGTKLKLQNPNGTYGPEVDLRGPLPNLGLVVGKNLFNPLSTSLTANKAVDTGGNGQIYDFANYISSEYMPVVAGDKYTFSGMATTKGLRFEDAARALVSGASLSGSAATTVTVPANAVWMIFTVKTTSESVIPATIQVEKSAVVTSFQPYQTVVTQIENSPIKASLLADNTSLAVVGNNPDSVMNKAGVQAVVAAGLPSFGLRMNPNLFNPANVQMNVAINLGGNGTIYNNFPNWISSEWMPVVAGEKYTFSNVVKQRGIRFENAARALVSGAVAVASGASTVTVPATAVWMCFAVKDDTEASIPATFQVEKGTSASSYNAYGTGQLHSINGNPLVPYYYRETTGLKFLIFGDSIATMWPQYIQMPYWGKVDSFATSSAWIKDKPGATVASESFSVQLQMAIDQAVSPDVIGIFLGTNDSFSSNIGTYETAMAKATLADLDRAGSLYESLRYHYWKISTQWPNAKVFHATPLQRADRTIDQMKTITDAIKRMAATYCVRVIDAEAESGIIRQFEVAAGAGRYLTDGVHPGTDGRKMLADYYMKRIIRGLV; this comes from the coding sequence ATGGCCACTATTAGTCAGATTCTTCAACGAATCACAACAACGGTGAAAGATTCACCGCCAAGAAACATCACGCCGGTAACGTTACGGCTGTTACTGTCTGATATTGTCAATTTCCTTCAGGATTCAGTAAATCAAATCCTGCTGTACAACAATTTCAAGCCAATTCACAGTTGGAACGGGACGAAATTGAAGCTTCAGAATCCAAACGGAACCTATGGGCCTGAAGTTGATCTACGGGGACCGCTTCCCAATTTGGGACTTGTCGTTGGCAAAAACCTGTTTAATCCACTGAGTACAAGCCTGACGGCGAACAAGGCCGTTGATACGGGCGGCAATGGCCAAATTTATGATTTTGCCAATTACATCAGTTCCGAATATATGCCCGTTGTGGCTGGCGACAAATACACCTTTTCGGGTATGGCCACAACAAAAGGACTACGCTTTGAAGATGCAGCAAGGGCGCTTGTGTCAGGTGCATCATTAAGCGGTTCCGCGGCTACTACGGTCACGGTTCCGGCAAACGCGGTTTGGATGATTTTTACCGTCAAGACAACGTCTGAATCAGTCATTCCGGCCACTATTCAGGTTGAAAAAAGCGCCGTGGTTACATCCTTTCAGCCTTATCAAACCGTTGTAACTCAGATTGAAAACAGTCCAATCAAGGCGTCTTTATTGGCGGACAATACAAGCTTGGCGGTTGTTGGAAATAACCCGGATTCAGTCATGAATAAAGCCGGGGTTCAGGCGGTAGTTGCCGCGGGTCTTCCTTCATTTGGCCTTCGGATGAACCCTAATTTATTCAACCCGGCCAATGTTCAGATGAACGTTGCCATTAATCTAGGCGGGAACGGAACGATTTATAACAATTTCCCCAACTGGATTTCTTCGGAATGGATGCCGGTTGTTGCTGGCGAGAAATACACCTTTTCAAACGTAGTCAAACAACGGGGAATCCGGTTTGAAAATGCGGCCCGGGCGCTTGTCTCGGGCGCGGTTGCCGTGGCTTCCGGCGCTTCAACCGTCACGGTTCCGGCAACTGCCGTTTGGATGTGTTTTGCTGTGAAGGATGACACGGAAGCCAGTATCCCGGCCACATTCCAGGTCGAGAAAGGGACGTCAGCTTCTTCCTATAATGCTTATGGAACCGGCCAACTTCATTCCATTAATGGCAATCCATTGGTTCCTTATTACTATCGGGAAACGACCGGACTTAAATTCTTGATCTTTGGGGACAGTATTGCAACCATGTGGCCGCAATATATACAGATGCCGTATTGGGGAAAGGTTGATTCATTTGCCACGTCAAGCGCGTGGATAAAGGACAAACCCGGCGCAACGGTAGCCAGTGAAAGCTTTAGTGTACAGTTGCAAATGGCCATAGATCAGGCTGTAAGCCCGGACGTCATTGGCATATTCCTTGGGACCAATGATTCCTTTTCTTCCAACATTGGGACGTATGAAACGGCCATGGCAAAAGCCACACTTGCCGACTTGGACCGGGCGGGAAGTCTATATGAATCACTGCGTTATCATTATTGGAAGATTTCAACCCAATGGCCAAACGCCAAGGTCTTTCACGCAACGCCTTTGCAACGGGCGGACCGGACCATTGACCAAATGAAGACCATCACGGACGCAATCAAGCGAATGGCCGCGACCTATTGCGTCCGGGTAATTGATGCGGAAGCGGAATCCGGAATTATTCGTCAGTTTGAAGTGGCGGCTGGTGCAGGACGTTATCTGACGGACGGTGTACATCCGGGAACGGACGGACGGAAAATGTTGGCAGACTATTACATGAAGCGAATTATTCGGGGTTTAGTCTAA
- a CDS encoding S49 family peptidase: MLNLIFSAKWALDAAYHDRMAAVALRRIDRGMTPFDVIKADDRQAPYKVEVPGNDASPEASANGYSSLGRAQTKSGNVVVLPMIGAITRYGDWCSWGAEDYAAWIMELNADPSVSAGVAYINGPGGEVDGIEMLGEVIRNSEKPIVAFVAGWAASAHYWIASQCREIIMESETTSSVGSIGVLAMHVDASAFYEQEGLKVTIIRSEGSENKALFNSVEPLTDEIRASVVAELNIIRGTFIQKVLSNRPKIKDTADTPGGVFSGKMYHGKLAIKEGLADGIGYLGDAVARADSLARKQAA, from the coding sequence ATGTTGAACCTAATTTTTTCCGCAAAGTGGGCGCTAGATGCCGCCTATCATGACCGTATGGCCGCGGTTGCATTGCGCCGGATTGATAGGGGGATGACGCCGTTTGATGTCATCAAAGCTGACGACCGGCAAGCACCCTATAAAGTGGAAGTTCCCGGCAATGATGCCAGTCCGGAAGCTTCCGCCAATGGCTATAGTTCATTGGGTCGCGCACAGACCAAGTCCGGCAACGTGGTGGTCCTGCCTATGATTGGCGCAATAACCCGTTACGGGGATTGGTGCAGTTGGGGCGCTGAAGACTACGCGGCTTGGATTATGGAGCTAAACGCGGACCCGTCCGTTTCAGCCGGTGTTGCCTACATCAATGGTCCGGGTGGTGAAGTGGACGGAATTGAAATGTTGGGCGAAGTCATCCGCAATTCTGAAAAGCCAATTGTGGCCTTTGTTGCAGGTTGGGCGGCTTCTGCACACTACTGGATTGCTTCCCAATGCCGTGAAATCATCATGGAATCTGAAACCACGTCTTCCGTGGGTTCCATTGGCGTCTTGGCCATGCACGTTGACGCGTCTGCTTTCTACGAACAGGAAGGATTGAAAGTCACAATCATCCGGTCTGAAGGAAGTGAAAACAAGGCGCTGTTTAATTCTGTCGAGCCGTTGACGGATGAAATCCGGGCGTCTGTGGTGGCTGAATTGAATATCATCCGCGGAACCTTCATTCAGAAGGTACTATCCAACCGGCCCAAGATCAAAGACACCGCGGATACGCCCGGTGGCGTCTTCAGTGGCAAAATGTATCATGGCAAATTGGCAATCAAAGAAGGCTTGGCGGACGGGATTGGCTATTTGGGGGATGCTGTAGCCCGGGCGGATTCATTGGCCCGGAAACAAGCCGCCTAA
- a CDS encoding single-stranded DNA-binding protein, whose protein sequence is MQQIQLIGRLGQDAKMIDHSGKKFLSFSVAVDDDYKDQAGTKIDRTVWYDCNMDNTAVAQYLKKGTQVFIQGKPRAEVYFSDRDSKYYPKFRVAVNRLQLLGAATDRPAGNDLPPVATPAGQPATTGVSGDDSNDLPF, encoded by the coding sequence ATGCAACAAATTCAACTCATTGGCCGGTTAGGTCAGGACGCCAAAATGATTGACCATTCAGGAAAAAAGTTTTTATCCTTCAGTGTGGCCGTTGATGACGATTACAAAGACCAAGCCGGAACGAAGATTGACCGGACAGTTTGGTATGACTGCAACATGGACAATACGGCGGTTGCCCAATACCTAAAGAAAGGAACCCAAGTATTTATCCAAGGCAAGCCAAGGGCGGAAGTTTACTTCTCTGACCGGGATAGTAAATACTATCCAAAATTTAGGGTTGCCGTAAACCGGCTTCAATTACTAGGTGCGGCCACTGACCGTCCGGCGGGAAATGACCTTCCGCCGGTGGCCACGCCAGCCGGACAACCAGCGACAACCGGCGTCAGTGGTGATGACTCCAATGACCTTCCATTTTAA
- a CDS encoding TIR domain-containing protein, which yields MNHGQLICPFTDIKVDKRNHADSYLYEIPVGEKTLKVMLPSNFSSWKAMPFFKDNRHIFAGLFLNGQIVDFDDNYPGITVNRLEEVLLQGQFPKTNQEKYDNLFFQLYGMQGYDGQPVAFYDVEDVTNPFNYKKLFFKTPGELLFYTKSLEFDNLILCDHSRTKDSPIFYLDDYSITFKGLSYAVRLENEGSKSKSCFIAMSFGKEMGPIRAAIKEACIATGYSPVVIDEVHFESDTTINDAIIANLRKSRFCIADFTEQKMGVYFESGFALGQGKQVIYSVRKDWADRSHFDTNHFPHIRYNDPEELKQALINKIRAWIR from the coding sequence ATGAACCACGGCCAACTCATTTGCCCATTTACAGATATTAAAGTTGATAAACGTAATCATGCCGATTCTTATCTATATGAAATACCTGTTGGAGAAAAAACATTGAAAGTTATGTTGCCTTCCAACTTTTCTAGTTGGAAGGCAATGCCTTTTTTTAAGGATAATAGACACATATTCGCTGGGTTATTTCTAAACGGACAGATTGTTGATTTTGATGATAACTACCCAGGTATAACAGTTAATCGTTTAGAGGAAGTGCTTTTACAAGGGCAATTTCCTAAGACTAATCAAGAGAAGTATGATAATTTATTTTTCCAATTATATGGGATGCAGGGATATGATGGCCAACCCGTAGCTTTCTATGATGTTGAAGATGTAACTAATCCATTCAATTATAAAAAATTGTTTTTTAAAACGCCCGGAGAGTTATTGTTTTACACAAAATCTTTAGAATTTGATAATTTAATTTTGTGTGATCATTCCAGAACTAAAGATAGTCCCATCTTTTATCTCGATGATTATAGCATTACGTTTAAGGGGCTTTCATATGCCGTGAGATTAGAAAATGAAGGTTCTAAGTCTAAAAGTTGCTTTATTGCTATGTCATTTGGTAAAGAAATGGGGCCAATAAGGGCGGCAATAAAGGAAGCTTGTATTGCAACTGGATATTCTCCTGTTGTTATTGACGAAGTTCATTTTGAAAGTGATACTACTATAAATGATGCCATTATAGCAAACTTGCGAAAAAGCAGATTTTGTATTGCCGATTTTACAGAACAAAAAATGGGCGTTTATTTTGAGAGTGGTTTTGCATTGGGTCAAGGAAAACAGGTTATATACTCGGTTCGCAAAGATTGGGCGGATAGATCACATTTTGACACTAATCATTTTCCCCATATACGATATAATGATCCTGAAGAATTAAAGCAGGCTTTAATTAATAAAATTCGAGCTTGGATTAGATAA